The Arachis ipaensis cultivar K30076 chromosome B07, Araip1.1, whole genome shotgun sequence genome includes a window with the following:
- the LOC110264446 gene encoding formin-like protein 1 yields the protein MENSLAEMICVLKINTQCDGCKMKVMQVLRNINGVYNITIDGERGTVRVTGRVNPSKILGLLEKYGKHAEVKYIKFDGEVLDRRTLPYYYGGRGGSGGGDFYAPYSMGSYPPHLCYQASLPLPLPPPPPPPQYHPQLVPLYPPPPAPVWPRPYGPPPLTSYWPPPPPLPPFCPRPNKMATEDSCAIM from the exons ATGGAGAACTCTCTTGCTGAAATG ATTTGTGTTCTAAAAATAAATACACAATGTGATGGATGTAAAATGAAGGTGATGCAAGTTTTGAGGAACATCAATG GGGTGTACAACATCACCATTGATGGAGAACGAGGAACGGTGAGAGTTACTGGCAGAGTGAATCCAAGTAAAATATTAGGGTTACTAGAGAAATATGGTAAACATGCTGAAGTCAAATATATAAAGTTTGATGGTGAAGTTTTAGATAGAAGAACTCTTCCTTATTATTATGGAGGAAgaggtggtagtggtggtggtgattTTTATGCTCCCTATTCTATGGGATCATATCCTCCACATTTATGTTACCAAGCAAGTCTACCTCTGCCATTgccgccgccaccaccaccaccacaatacCATCCTCAATTAGTACCATTATATCCTCCTCCACCAGCACCGGTTTGGCCGCGGCCTTATGGACCTCCTCCTTTAACATCTTATTGGCCGCCGCCGCCGCCGTTGCCGCCTTTCTGCCCTAGGCCAAATAAAATGGCAACAGAAGATTCTTGTGCAATAATGTAG